CATTCCTCCGGCGGCGCTTAAGCTAAAACGTTTGTAGCAAATTCATCTCTGCCGGCGCAACTTGGTCTTTACAAGCGGAACCGTTTCCGGCTATGTGTTGAGTAACTTTTTCCCAATCCCCTGGAGGTTCGATATGGTAACGGCGAAAGATGTGCAAGGCGTGATGGGCATGATGCCGGCGTTTTCCACCAAGGACGCGGGCGATTTGAATTCAAAAAATACCATCGATGTCGACAATCTCAAAGCCGGCGTCGAGCGCATGATCGGCGACGGCATCGACGTCATCACCGTGTCGGGCAGCTTCGGCGAATGCTACAACCTGCATTGGGACGAATACAAAACCTTGGCCAAGGCGAGCGTCGATGCGGTGAAAAAACGCGTGCCGCTATTCATCGGCGCCACCAGCCCCAACGTGCGCGAAGTGGTCGAGCGGTTGAAATTCGTGCAAGACATCGGCGGCGACGGCACGCTGCTCGGCGTGCCCTATTACGATGCCCAGTCGCCGGAGTACATAGCGGATTTCTACACGCAGATCGCCAATATGTTTCCCAAGCTGGCGTTTCTCATATATCACAATCCGGTCAATCACAAAGTTAAAATTCCGGTGTCGATCTTTCCGCGCTTGGTGCAGTGCCCAAACATCGTCGGCATGAAGGACAGCCATCGCGACACCCGCGAGTTTCTCCGCTTGATGGATATCATCCGCGGCAAGATCAGCGTGATGACCAATCAAGCGCAGATGGTTCCCTATTATCGCATGGGTTCGGCGGGCTGTTGGTCGATCGATTCTTGGATGGGGCCATGGCCGGTGCTGCATTTGAGAAATCTCGTCCGCGCCGGCAAGGACCAAGAAGCGATCGCGGTCATCGGCGATATCATGAACGCCGCCGGCGGCGAACGGCCGGGCGGCAACGAAGGCGCGACGGCGAAGCTGCCGATCGAGTTCGCCGGCTACGTCAACCCTGGACCAGCGCGCACGCCGATCGTGAAATTTTCCAACGAGACTCTCGATCGCGCCAAGAAAAAAGCCGAGGGGTGGAAAGCGCTGTGCGCTAAGTATAAGCCGTTGGTCGAGGCGGCGCGGGCGCAGGTGAAGGCGGCGTCGTAGAAATCGTGATCGTGGCTCGTGGACGTGTTCGTTTCGGTCATCGGAGTGTTTTCGCGTTGAAACTTGAAAGGTAGGTTTGTGTGAGTTCTGTTCCACTGATTCCTAAACAGGCGGCGATTGCGGTCGGCGATATGATCGACAACTGCGCCAAGGTGAAGCCGGGGATGAACGTGCTTCTCGTCGCCGGTAACGACGGTATGTATGGCGGCGTCAATATCGTCGACTCGGAAACTATTTCATGGCTCCATTCGGCCATCGTTCAGCGCGGCGCCGATGCGACGGTGGTGTGGTGCGATATTCCTTACCGGCCGACGGTGCTGTGGGGCGAGGGCGCAGATCCGAACAAAGCTTGGCGCGTGCCGAAGATCGTCGCCGCCGCCATGAAAGGCGCCGACTGTATTATCAGCAACGCCGTCGATCTGACTTTCGAAGAAGAGCTGCGCGAGACCGCCGATATTCTCGAAGAACTCAACATTCCATACGCGCGCAACATGGCGACGACGGGATCGCTGTTAACTAGCAACTGGGGACTGACGCCGTACGAATTGGTTTCGGAAATCCGCGTGCAAGCTTGCGCGCTGGCGGTGCCGGGCGCCAAGTGGGTGATGACCCATCCGAACGGCTCGCATATCGAAGGCTACGTCGTTAAGCCGGAAGACATGGACGACTACGCGCACTACCGCGACATCGGCGTCTACCGGCCGTTTCCCGAAGGCGTGTGGTCGTCGATTCGCGCCCGCGACGCCGAAGGCGTCGGCATCATCAACGAGATCGGCGTGATCTGGGCGCGCCACATCGGCGTGCCTTGTCCGTTCAAGCAGCCGGTCAAAGTTTTCATCGAAAAAGGCCAGATCAAAAAATTCGAAGGCGGCGCCGAAGCCGAGACGTTGACGCGCTTCTATCAATTCATTTCGAAATATTTGGGCGACGCGGCCTACGAAGTGCGCGGTTTTCACGGCGGCGTGCATCCGTCGGCAATCCTCGAACCGCACCAATGTCCCAACGCGCCGTACCGCCACTTCATCGAGCACCATCACTGGAGCAGTTTCCATTTTCATATGGGCAACAGCCGGCGCAGCAAGACGTTCCCATACTTGATGCATATCTCCGCTGAACTGCGCGGCGGCAATCTCAAGATCGGCGACAATTACGTTTACAAAGATGGCAGAATCACCACCGCGGACCATCCGAAGGTGCGCGCCATCGCGGAAAAGTATAAGGACCGGCCGGGGCTGGAGCCGGAGAAGTGGTTGCAGACGCCGAGGTGAGGTTGGCTCAGTTTTGAGTTTTTAGTGTTTAGTTTTTAGTTGGGAACAGATGGAAGATTTTTGGGAGTAATGAATGATGGCTAGCAAGTATCGGCTTTTTTCCGCCGACTCACATTTAGAAATATCACCGGAGCGTTGGACCAGGCGGGTGCCGGAGAAGTTTCGCGATCGGGCGCCGCGTTTGGTGAAGCTCGCCAATGGTGGCGATGGCATCATCATCGAGGGGCGGCCGCTTTATGTTGTCGGTCTGGCGATCGCCGGTAAGCCCTATGAGCGGCATGAGCTGCGGGGAGTCAGCTACGAAGGCTCGGAGGGCGCGGGCGCGCCGGAGCAACGTATCAAGGAGCAGGATCAGGACGGCGTCGACGGCGAGATACTCTATACTTCTGCGAGCAACTTGAGTTTCTGGCGCGGTATTAACAACGACGACGCCTATCTTGCCACGGTGCATGCTTACAATACGTTTCTCGCCGAAGAATATTGCGCGGTCAATCGCGATCGACTGATTGCTCTCGGCGCGATTCCGACCCATTCCGTCGACGCGGCGATCAAAGAATTAGAATACTGCGCTAAGGCTGGACTCAAGGGCATGATGCTCAATACCTTTCCCAGCGGAAAATCCTATCCGTCGCTGGCGGACGATCGTTTCTATGCCGCGGCACTGGATCTAAACATGCCGCTTTCAGTGCACGTCGCGATGGGATTGCCGGACGGGCCGCTGTTCAAGTACGACAAAGATCCCGGCGAGGTGGCGTTCGGCGGCGAGCCGATCCGCGTGCTCACGCGCTTTGGCGGCAACAGCGGCTTGAACGCGGTGCAGCTGCTGTTGTCCGGCGTCTTCGAGCGTTTGCCGAAGCTAAGAATATATTGGGCGGAAACACAGATGGGCTGGCTGCCTTACTATTACGATCAGCTCGACGACGTTTATAAACGCAGCAAGCATTGGATGCAGCGCTACTTCGATTTGAAACCTCTGAAGAGGCAGCCGAGCGAATATTTTCGCGAGCATTTATACTGGGGCTTCATCTACGACCGCGTGGGATTGCGGCTGCGTTACGATGTCGGCGTCGATAAGATCATGTGGGGCAATGACTTTCCCCACTCAGCGGGAGACTGGCCCAACTCGAAGCGGGTCATCGCGGATATTTTTTCCGGTGTCCCTGAAGATGAAAAGCAGAAGATGCTTGTGGACAACGCGGTATCATTCTTCCATTTGAATTGATCGAAATGAAGGGGCCGGTCGCGACCGGCCCTCGCTTGGATTCGGAAGATTGGCCGCACCCTTCGACACGCTCAGGGCAATCGGGAACACGGCGGCGCAAAAAAATCATATGTAGGGGCAACCCCCTGTGGTTGTCCTCCGATTATTTCCCGATACTTCCCACCGTCAACGATAACACTGACTGATTGTCTTGCTTGCCGATGCCGATCATGACGGTCTTGGCGTCTTTGCTGTAGGCGAGCATGGCGCCGCCGCTCACTAGATTCATGCTCGTTTGCCAGCCGCGCGCGGCCATTTCTGTTTTATAAAACTCGACGAGCTTTTCACTCTCCATGTCGCCGCGAAAGGTCGCTTGGCCGACGCCGAAGCCGAGAAAAGAAATTTCCACTGGCTTGTCCGTGCTTTTTTTCATCGCGCTGGGAACGGGAATGGCGACGCCGGAGATGGTTTCGTCGCGGGAACCGGCGCAAGCCGCTAACAACAGCGACATTAAAATTGTCGCTAACGTAAATCGCTTGATTCGCTGAAACATAATCGCTCCTTTCGATTTCGGCTGGCCAGTTTACGAATTGGTTTCCGGCGCGACCGGCAGACCGAGAAAAAACCAGGAGATGAGCAGGGCGACACCGGCCAGTTCCGGCAGCGACGGCGAGAAGTGAATCAAGGCGCCGCCGAGCATGCCGCCGAGGGACGAACCGATGAAGCCGAAGGAATTGTAAACCCCGCTCGCCGTGCCGCGGCCGGCGCTGGGAACCTGCTGGGTCAAAAACGCCGGCAGGATCGGTTGGTAAATGCTGTAGCCCAAAAAAAATGCCGCGCCGCTGACGCAGAGCAAGAAATCGTACTGCGCGCCGAACAGATAAACCGCGTAGCCGACCGTCGCGCTCAACCAGCCGACCATGATCGGTGTGCGGAAGCGGCCGGCCTTTTCGGCGCGGCGCATGTACGGAAAGACGAACAGCACGCTAGGCATGAAAATAATTAAATACACTTTCCACAGCTGGGCTTTTTCCAATCCGATGTCAGTCCAGCTGAGCGGGTAGGTGAAGAAAAATAAATTCAACGCGAAGGACAACACGAAAGCGGCGATGAAGATCGGCCGTAAACGCTTGTCGGTAAGGATCGGCCGCAGCGCCATGGCCGGTTCGGTTTGTTGTCCGCGCCGTTCTTTGGGAAATGCCGCGATGGCGAGAACCATGGAAAGAAACGCCAAACCCGCGAGGACGTAAAAGATGCCGTTGAGTCCGATGTGCGCGG
This sequence is a window from Deltaproteobacteria bacterium. Protein-coding genes within it:
- a CDS encoding amidohydrolase produces the protein MMASKYRLFSADSHLEISPERWTRRVPEKFRDRAPRLVKLANGGDGIIIEGRPLYVVGLAIAGKPYERHELRGVSYEGSEGAGAPEQRIKEQDQDGVDGEILYTSASNLSFWRGINNDDAYLATVHAYNTFLAEEYCAVNRDRLIALGAIPTHSVDAAIKELEYCAKAGLKGMMLNTFPSGKSYPSLADDRFYAAALDLNMPLSVHVAMGLPDGPLFKYDKDPGEVAFGGEPIRVLTRFGGNSGLNAVQLLLSGVFERLPKLRIYWAETQMGWLPYYYDQLDDVYKRSKHWMQRYFDLKPLKRQPSEYFREHLYWGFIYDRVGLRLRYDVGVDKIMWGNDFPHSAGDWPNSKRVIADIFSGVPEDEKQKMLVDNAVSFFHLN
- a CDS encoding MFS transporter — its product is MADSHHSFTREEIAPVIVVSLISALRLLGIFLMLPIFSAYAVRYPGASAPLAGLAFGIYALVQCIFQIPLGWASDRWGRKPVLIFGLTLFCVGSVACALAESIGGLILARALQGTGAVGSVAFAALADLTRPSVRTQAYTITGIAIGASFMIGLLAGPFLAAHIGLNGIFYVLAGLAFLSMVLAIAAFPKERRGQQTEPAMALRPILTDKRLRPIFIAAFVLSFALNLFFFTYPLSWTDIGLEKAQLWKVYLIIFMPSVLFVFPYMRRAEKAGRFRTPIMVGWLSATVGYAVYLFGAQYDFLLCVSGAAFFLGYSIYQPILPAFLTQQVPSAGRGTASGVYNSFGFIGSSLGGMLGGALIHFSPSLPELAGVALLISWFFLGLPVAPETNS